Genomic window (Phaeodactylum tricornutum CCAP 1055/1 chromosome 3, complete sequence):
TGAGTATGGAGACTACGAATGGTGGTAGGTCGCTGAAACTCCTTTGGTGCGATGCTCGGTACTTGAAGGTGGGAAGAGGTCGTCATGCTCTGGCGTTGATTGGTAAAGGCATGACATTGGTCGTTTGAATTAGATTCCTGAATATGATTCGCAGCGGATGTGACCGAGGTACTCTTTATGGTCTGCGGGAATCCATGGATTTCGCTCCGACGCTCTGACGCCGCTGTTGATCGAAACCAAATACTTTGGGGATGCACGTCCTTCACGCTGTCACTCGATAACATGCACGCATCCTCCTTGTTTCCACTGGGCATTTTATGAACTGGACTGAACGAATCATTGGTTCCTGCATTGTAgcttgtctttttctttgtttgctttgttgGTGTACCGAATATGGAGGAACTTACCCCGAGTTCCTCAACGGAGAATTCCCGAACGGTCGATCTTTCTGGGGTCTGTGCCGCCTGGTGTTCCGTTGGAGGTCGGACGGGAATGGGCGTCCAGGGCCGAAACGCTGCATGGTTGTATGAATAGACAACAGTGGGTTTTTGTGGCAATTGATTTTCGGGAACGCAATTCCAGAAATCGTCGTCACCAATGCTGCCGGCTACGAGTGGTGCGCGTGGAGAATCGTGGGGGTCGCTGAAAATTGAGGCGTGAGTGTCGTGGCCCGAGATCTTGGGTGAGGGAAGCCATGTTTGTCGACGCAGGAGTGAAGAATTTCGGTTCTGTGGTTTGAGTTTAATTGTTCCTTCCAAGGGGCGTCTCGGGTTGATATTGCCACTGTTTGGGCTACCAAAGGCTACGGTGCCGGGCAATATGGACTTTTTGAGAGTAGGTGGACTCTGGAGATCTTCGCTAGAGCGGAGCGGTGGAGtcccaaacaaaaaaggGGCTGGACTCGAGTTGGGATTGGGAGACGGCGTCACCGCGGACAGTGTCTTTTTGGCGGGTTCTGTTCCGTAGATTTTGTCCTGGGCCGCATCCGCCGAGGACGCAAACGACTTGGGGTGGACGGACAAGGCTTCCAACTCGTGTTCCAAGTCTTCCGTTTCTGCCGTAGATGGAGGAGCGTCAAAGAGGTAGGGCAACGATTTGGAAACTTCCGCAAAGGCGGGAATCGCTCGAATCCTTGGTTCGGCGGCGAACGCGGTGGTTCCCGGCCCGGTCCTGGTTCTCGCCAAACGGGCCAACGGCAGACTAGAGCTTTCCGTAACGGGAACACTGTGTGGACTACAGTCCAGTATGGCATCGGTGCGACTGTCGTCGAGTGTTTCGTGTTCGTCCAAGAGACTTGCCGATAGTGGTAGGGACGGAGCGGGACAGGATGCGGTGCGGTAGTCCGGATTGAGCGACGCTTCGGTGCGAACGGTCTGTGACATTGCGACCCCGGGCAAAGACCAAATCGAGGCCACTTGGCGACGTAaaggtggtggcggtggtgtGTGTTCGATGGAATCGTTGGTTGCATGGTGGTCTCGAACGGGACACCGtcgcttttggaagggacCATCAAAATGCCCGGGAGGACACCGAGGCCGCCTCGGGACCGGTCGGGCGAGTCTCGGACCGCTGTCCGTCCCTGGTGCTGATGGTGTTGACACCATGACCGGTAGACTTTGGAAACGCTGGGGCATGCTCCGAAATAGACGTGTTGGTTGTACCAACCGCAACCCAAACTGGTACCGATTCCGGGCGGTCTCTGGGAAAGGTCCGAGTCTGCCCAAATACTGCGGTCGGGCTGGATGGGGGTTTCTCATTCCCGGAACACGCCCGATTCCAACAAGTGGAGATGCTCTCCACACGGTATCAATCCCATGAAATCGCAACATGGGATTGATGGATTGTGTCGTGGATGATATTTTTGGGTAACCAGTATCAGTAAATAGGAAGCTGACAAATTTTACTTATACTGATTGACAGTCAGCCTTCGGTACGGGGACGATATCCATAATTGCCCTTTTTCTAGTAAACTGTTCTAACGGGAGCCACACCACATTTGTTATTtttgttaatgtaagttacTCCACCACAAAAGGCCCCGACTTGGCATCGGTGTTTACTGTTTTACACGAATAACGTCGGCACGAATCCTCGACGCGCCGGTTGACCCTGTGACGAGCCGGAGATCGTGCTATGTACGAACAAGGGAGGCGTAGTCGATGCgatgcacacacacacacacactggCCCGCAAAAACACAAAAACCAGGATCTGATCACTGCGGGATTGTCCATGCCGCGCTCACAAGGTCCTTGCACTCTACAGTCCCAGTGTGATGGCTACATCGACCCATTGTTTATACCCACGGTGTGTTGCTATCGTTTGCGGATCTTATCTCGGGCAATATCCAAGTCGGGACGCACCTTCCGGATTTGGGCACAgaggtcttccaaatcagTCCCGCCTTGGTTGCCGCCCACGACGAGCGTCTTCAACAAGGGAAGGATGAGCGTATCCGGATCCGTGTCGTCCACTAAGACCTGCAGTAGTCGTACCACCGCCGCTTGGTCGGCACCGTTGCCCGCCAAGTCCAGCATTTCCAGTTCCGGAGCCGCGGTACGCAAATCCAGCGCGTTCCAGCCGTCGGGGCCTCGACCCAGCCGATTGTCGAACAATCGCAAAGTGGTCACGTGGCTGGAGGACAAGGCGGCGTGCGCACCGGGGACCGTACAATGCGTCGCGCTCAAATCCAGCGATTGGAGACGGGTGGTACCATGGGGTGAGGCGAGTGAATGAGTGTGCCGTGGGACGAGCCCCTGatggacgaggacgagaaCGCCCTCGCGCAACGGATTCTGCGATACATTCAGCTCGATCAAATCCGGAAAGGGAACGTGTGCGTCGGGGTTTCCGCATGACGGGGACAAGACGTGGACCAGACTCGAAGCACTGGCGCTGGTCAGCTGATTCTCCGATACGTCGAGTATCCGCAGAGGACATTGGGCCCTTTCGTCTCGACTGCCGTCCGCCAGTCCTCGCATGCCATCGTCCGTAATACCACAATTGTTTAAATACAGCTCTTGTATATTGTTTGTGTAGCCGTATTGTGGTTCTGGTTCTTGATGTAGTCgtggtgatgatgatgaagatgagAGGAGAAAATGCCATACGGCTCGTGCACCGCGAGGGCCAATCCGCGGGTTGTGCGAAAGTCGACAGGAGCGCAGGGTACTCGCACCACTGGTTGTATCTAAGGCAAAGAGAGACACACACTGGTCTTCGTCTAAATCGCAATCGGAAAGGTCCAATTCGTGCAAACGCTGAAGGAGTACCGCAGCGTGAGGGATATCGTTGCCGACAGGACTTGTTAGCAAGCCAACGTTGCGAGCGAGACACCAGCGTGACCATGGATGATTCTCACGTTCACAAAAGTGGACCAACCGACAGAAAGACGC
Coding sequences:
- a CDS encoding predicted protein; the encoded protein is MLRFHGIDTVWRASPLVGIGRVPGMRNPHPARPQYLGRLGPFPETARNRYQFGLRLVQPTRLFRSMPQRFQSLPVMVSTPSAPGTDSGPRLARPVPRRPRCPPGHFDGPFQKRRCPVRDHHATNDSIEHTPPPPPLRRQVASIWSLPGVAMSQTVRTEASLNPDYRTASCPAPSLPLSASLLDEHETLDDSRTDAILDCSPHSVPVTESSSLPLARLARTRTGPGTTAFAAEPRIRAIPAFAEVSKSLPYLFDAPPSTAETEDLEHELEALSVHPKSFASSADAAQDKIYGTEPAKKTLSAVTPSPNPNSSPAPFLFGTPPLRSSEDLQSPPTLKKSILPGTVAFGSPNSGNINPRRPLEGTIKLKPQNRNSSLLRRQTWLPSPKISGHDTHASIFSDPHDSPRAPLVAGSIGDDDFWNCVPENQLPQKPTVVYSYNHAAFRPWTPIPVRPPTEHQAAQTPERSTVREFSVEELGVSSSIFGTPTKQTKKKTSYNAGTNDSFSPVHKMPSGNKEDACMLSSDSVKDVHPQSIWFRSTAASERRSEIHGFPQTIKSTSVTSAANHIQESNSNDQCHAFTNQRQSMTTSSHLQVPSIAPKEFQRPTTIRSLHTHCDSHQQMSDLPLTNLK
- a CDS encoding predicted protein, translating into MAGAWSGSSGWGSSYEALMLRVEANDPTLRDLVILPTKSWSASQVDRLAAALAHGTNTHLCAIHASGHAVPPESLRSLGQAIAHCGHRIQHLAVGDVTMGDAGAQALLDGLTDNGVTSAYAESKSHALLDLSYKGLGPASFCRLVHFCERENHPWSRWCLARNVGLLTSPVGNDIPHAAVLLQRLHELDLSDCDLDEDQCVSLFALDTTSGASTLRSCRLSHNPRIGPRGARAVWHFLLSSSSSSPRLHQEPEPQYGYTNNIQELYLNNCGITDDGMRGLADGSRDERAQCPLRILDVSENQLTSASASSLVHVLSPSCGNPDAHVPFPDLIELNVSQNPLREGVLVLVHQGLVPRHTHSLASPHGTTRLQSLDLSATHCTVPGAHAALSSSHVTTLRLFDNRLGRGPDGWNALDLRTAAPELEMLDLAGNGADQAAVVRLLQVLVDDTDPDTLILPLLKTLVVGGNQGGTDLEDLCAQIRKVRPDLDIARDKIRKR